A single window of Rana temporaria chromosome 1, aRanTem1.1, whole genome shotgun sequence DNA harbors:
- the LOC120931638 gene encoding putative uncharacterized protein ENSP00000383309, producing MLHPTPPRDMLHPTPPRDMLHPTPPRDMLHPTPPRDMLHPTPPRDMLHPTPPRDMLHPTPPQNMLHPTPPWDMLHPTPPRDMLHPTPPRDMLHSTPPRDMLHPTPPRDMLHPTPPRDMLHPTPPRDMLHSTPPRDMLHPTPPRDMLHPTPPRDMLHPTPPRDMLHPTPPRDMLHPTPPRDMLHPTPPRDMLHPTPPRDMLHATPPRDMLHPTPPRDMLHSTPPRDMLHPTPPRDMLHPTPPRDMLHQTPPRDMLHPTPPRDMLHPTPPRDMLHPTPPWDMLHPTPPRDMLHPTPPRDMLHPTPPRDMLHPTPPRDMLHPTPPRDMLHPTPSPGHAASNPSPGHAASNTSPGHAASNTSPGHAASNPSSGHAASNPSSGHAASNPSSGHAASNPSPGHAASNTSPGHAASNTSPGHAASNPSPGHAASMQPIGDCTIGLHGGPCNR from the coding sequence ATGCTGCATCCAACACCTCCCCGGGACATGCTGCATCCAACGCCTCCCCGGGACATGCTGCATCCAACGCCTCCCCGGGACATGCTGCATCCAACCCCTCCCCGGGACATGCTGCATCCAACCCCTCCCCGGGACATGCTGCATCCAACGCCTCCCCGGGACATGCTGCATCCAACACCTCCCCAGAACATGCTGCATCCAACCCCTCCCTGGGACATGCTGCATCCAACACCTCCCCGGGACATGCTGCATCCAACACCTCCCCGAGACATGCTGCATTCAACACCTCCCCGGGACATGCTGCATCCAACACCACCCCGGGACATGCTGCATCCAACACCTCCCCGGGACATGCTGCATCCAACACCTCCCCGAGACATGCTGCATTCAACACCTCCCCGGGACATGCTGCATCCAACACCACCCCGGGACATGCTGCATCCAACACCTCCCCGGGACATGCTGCATCCAACCCCTCCCCGGGACATGCTGCATCCAACCCCTCCCCGGGACATGCTGCATCCAACCCCTCCCCGGGACATGCTGCATCCAACCCCTCCCCGGGACATGCTGCATCCAACCCCTCCCCGGGACATGCTGCATGCAACCCCTCCCCGGGACATGCTGCATCCAACACCTCCCCGAGACATGCTGCATTCAACACCTCCCCGGGACATGCTGCATCCAACACCTCCCCGAGACATGCTGCATCCAACACCACCCCGGGACATGCTGCATCAAACACCTCCCCGGGACATGCTGCATCCAACACCTCCCCGGGACATGCTGCATCCAACACCTCCCCGGGACATGCTGCATCCAACACCTCCCTGGGACATGCTGCATCCAACACCTCCCCGGGACATGCTGCATCCAACCCCTCCCCGGGACATGCTGCATCCAACCCCTCCCCGGGACATGCTGCATCCAACCCCTCCCCGGGACATGCTGCATCCAACCCCTCCCCGGGACATGCTGCATCCAACCCCCTCCCCGGGGCATGCTGCATCCAACCCCTCCCCGGGGCATGCTGCATCCAACACCTCCCCGGGGCATGCTGCATCCAACACCTCCCCGGGACATGCTGCATCCAACCCCTCTTCGGGACATGCTGCATCCAACCCCTCTTCGGGACATGCTGCATCCAACCCCTCTTCGGGACATGCTGCATCCAACCCCTCCCCGGGACATGCTGCATCCAACACCTCCCCGGGACATGCTGCATCCAACACCTCCCCGGGACATGCTGCATCCAACCCCTCCCCGGGACATGCTGCATCCATGCAACCGATAGGAGATTGCACAATCGGGTTGCATGGAGGGCCATGCAACCggtag